AGCCCAAGCCTTGCGGAAACGAATGTGTGCAAAGCAGATGGAACCCCAGGTGAAGAGGGCGGCGAGACCGGACAACGCCACGAGCCAGTCGAAGACAGTGACACCAGTAGCGCTGATCTGCATGTAACCTAGGGCTCCCCACGCGAGGATGAAGATAACGGAGTAGAGCGGGCGACCGGAGCGGTCAATGTGGGTGAAGACCTTGGGGGCATAGCCTTGTTCAGCGAGAGCTGTCAGGGTACGGGAGCCACCGTAGACACCGGAAACACCGATGGAAACGACGGACACAAGAATGACGACGTTCATGAAGCTGTCAAATCCGGCAAGACCACCATCGCGAGCGGCAATGACGAAGGGGGAGGCGTTGGCACCCGTCGCACCGAGAAGATCGGGGTTGTCAGAGCGGACAAGTAGACCCACGAAAGTGAGACCGAGAACGTAGAAGAGGGTGATACGCCAGAAGACCTGACGGATAGCACCGGGAAGCGACTTCAGGGGGTTCTTTGTCTCAGCAGCGGCAAGACCGACGAGCTCGGTACCGGAGAAGGCAAAGGCAGCCGTGACGAAGACGGTGCAGAAACCTTTGAACCCGTTGTTGAAAGCACCGGGGTCATACCAGAGGCGGGCGCCCCAGTACTCGTTGTAGATACCGTTGTCAGGGCCTCCACCGAGAACGAAGACCAAGGCGATAATCATGAAGATGATTGTCGCGCTCAGCTTGAGGCAAGACGACCAGAACTCCTCCTCTGCGTACCCCAACGTTCCAAGCACGttgatgatgacgatgaagAGCCAAAAGACGGTGATCCAGACACCTAGGTGGACGTTTGCGGCGCCGTCCCAGTAGCCCACGGTAACACCGGCAACGACCAATTCGAGTGGCAGGACAATTGCCCATTGGAAGACGTAGTTCCAACCCATGGCGAAACCCCAGGACGGATCAATGAAGCGAGTAGAGTACGTGTAGAAACCACCAGAGACGGGGAACATGACAGCAAGTTCACCAAGAGCGTAGACTGGAAGCTTGTCAGATACACATTCGTCAGTCAAAAGTGCCACAAAGCCACGTACCGACGTTGAAGATCATGATACCCATGATGGAGAAGTCGAGGAAGACCGAGGCAGGGCCCTAAGACTTGATGTGAGCACGGATTTATTGATTGATAGATTGATGAGAAACAGCGGTAACGTACACCATTGGCCAGAGCTTTACCAGAACCGACGAAAAAACCAGCACCGATGGAGCCACCAATGGCAATCATGTGCAGATGGCGTGTCTTCATCGACTTGTCGAGGATGACCATTGGGCCACCTTTGGGGCGGCGCTGAAAGGACTTGAAGTTGAGACCGTTGCGGGTCGCAAAGTCCTCCTGTTCACGCCACTCGCCCACTTCGTCGCCCTCCTGGGAGGAGACGGTGGGCTGAGTGTGGCCATGAGGGGCCTTCTCGTCAATGGGCGCGACCTTTTCGTGGTCCATGGGGGGCGGTCTGCGAAAGAAGGAGAGGCAGAATAAAGGACAAGAGCAAGGTCGATGCCGGGCGGGCGGGCTCTTTAATGTGCAGTGGGATCAGCGGAGAGGGAAGAAAGGCTATGCCAGTCGTTTGCCTAGCCTGTTCCGCAAACAGTTGAcctggggggggggggggatcCTCTCCGGAAGCCATGGATAAGGCACACGGGGCGCACAGAGTAGGAGACGGCGGCCCATCCTTCACAATTAGAGGCCTGGGATTCTCGAGCGAGCGACTGATACGCTTGCACCCGCTCTGAGTGGCTGTCTGCTCGCGAAGAAGCGTTGGACGAGTGTGCACTAGCTAGGGAGCGGCGCGGCATGTCTTGGCTCTTGCCGTCGCGGGGAGGTTCTGCGCATTGGCATCGGTGGCGGGAGTGCTTGGCATCCACTAGCCGTCCAGTGACTATTGCGGTGGATTCTGGGGAGGCCTGTTGGTCAGCCCACAGGCCTGGCGCGGAGATGAAGCCCAACGCGGACTGATAACGACCTGGCGATGCCTCTCTTCCCTACGCACCGCGTTCGAGCAGTCTTTCTAGAACCGCAGCACCTCCTGGGCGCCTCTTGGCTAGGCGTTCACTCACCACACGGAACGCCTGTAGTCTTGTCAGCTGCCCATCCTGGCGTGTCCATTGCCTCCATCACATCCATCACCGTAGGCGCGGCTGTGCCCTGCAGATAAGACACGCGCGCTATTTACAGCACCCGCAACCTTCGAGAAGAGGTTTCTGAATTGCTGCACGAGTCGCCAAGCAATTGCAAGGGAATGGCTAACAAACCACTTCGTGCTTGGCACTAGCCATGCTCACGTGCGCCTTCCCCGTCCTCTGCGAAATGCGTGCACCTTCCGTCTTAGGCTAGCCCGCGGCGTTGACGAGCAGCCATCAAAGACATCGCGCGCTTGGCTCCAACACATCGAACACATCGCCAGTCACTAACGCTCCCTCGCATTTGTCTTCGTCATAATCGAAAAGGTGGCTGCGCAGCCATCACACTCTTTCGCCTGCGCGCGCGAGCTGACGGCCGGAGTAAAGCTGCCAGTCGTCCAATTGCCAGTTGCCATCTCGCACCAGAGTAGCCAAGCCCACATGAAGTGCGTGGCGCACTGGTGTACTGTGTAGGTATTACTTGGGCGCCTAGGTACTTCTCAACATCCTTGCGTCACACTAGACCCCGTTGTCCCACGGACACGGATACTCGGCGCCTGTTATCAACACAGCTGGCGCCTGTTTCACTTACCTCAACACCACCAAACGCATGTTCGCTGATCTTTGGTCGCTACGTGGCGGCTCGCTCTTGCCCGCAGGGGGCAGCGCCGCCGTGAGAGGCTGAGCAGCTCATTCTTCAGTCGACTATATCCACCTCGAATCCACGACGCTGGCCATCTTCAGACACCACTGTGCGTTATTGTCATCTTCCAAAAGAACGCTCATCGCATTGGCGACCATGTTCACTGGCCAATGGTAGCCAATTGCGATCAATACGAACCGCCCTCGAGCTTACTTGCGCCGTTCACTTTCGCCAAGAGCCTACACGCGATCAGCCTAGTGTCTTCTTAGCTCGAATCTCGCATGGACTGGACCACATGCAATTTTGCCATCTGGAGACGCCGACAGCATGATTCGAGAGCCGCCAGCGTTTGCATTACACAGTATGATTGAATCACTCTTATCGCGCGACGTCAGAAGAGAGACTCGGCAGTCCACTTTTCTTCGTGTTAGACAGCCCCACTGATAACTGACTGTGGGATTGTTAGTGTCTAAGCTTCCGATCCCCACCCACACAGACATCCTGCCACGATATCAGGGTCCGCCCACTTACAACCACCATACACTCTCAGCTTTCCAACGCGTTTTGTGAGCACGACACTGCACTCTCCTCGACTTACCGTACACTGTAGTATGATGTACCCGCATCGTGCCGCTCCGCAGAAGGGTCCGCTCGTAATGCAGGGCTTCGCCCGCACGTTCCTCTGCCAGGTTCTGATGTCTGCCTTGCACCAGTGTCTCACACGTGTGGCTGTCCTGAGGCTATGTGTAAACCTGGTGCCTCCACTTCTCACCATTCCTGACACTTGTGTCACAATGTCTCGATCTTGAGCAACAATATATTAGCCGCAGCGGAAACCTATTCTGGGCGCGCTTTAGGTTCCTCTGGCACGGTGCGTAGACATTGAAATATCTTGGGGCACTTTGATGCTCAGTCGCAAGCACGCAGAGGTACCATTTACATCCACCGCATGCATGCAATGACTTCCAAATGGTGCTCCCAGTCCCCAACACTGGCTGAAAAGCGGCGTTCCGATAAGCCGGCGGAAGCCGCAGCGCGACACCAACCCGCCGGATCATCCCCAGATTTTCTCCAGATCACCACAGCGAGACTTCTCTGGGGTACATTCCCGCCCGTGTTATTATGGAGCTGTTACGTGAGAGAATCCCTTTAAAACCTCGGACCAGGCGGAACCAGGCACGTCGTGGCTACTTTTCGCGCCGTGGGGATTGTGCTGGCTTGCCTTCCCCAGACTATCGAATTTGAGCTCTGCAAGTCTGCGGGGTGTGTTCTCGTCAGCCTTTGGGTGCGAGACACCCTTGCGTATGTGAAGCTATCACTGCAGCTGCCATGCAAGAGGGAAGGTAAGAAGGCTAGACCGCGCAGCATGAATGCCCTTCACGCGCTCGCATAGGACGGGCTTTGGCGAACGCAACAGTGCGCTTTATATAATGGACCCTGTATTAGGTATACACTTTGAAGCCCGATGTCATCCCGCTTACCGGTACAAACATCGATCGCTGCACGGTCCGACTCGCCCACGCTCGAATCTATGAATGTGCATGCAAGATCATCGAAATTCACAGAGACTCACCAACAGCATACATAGATAGACCCATGTATGTGCGTCCCACGTCTGAGCTTCCCACGTCTGGACTCCGCTCCTAGCGTCCGCCAGCACTGAATTCCACCCCATGCACGGCACCATCGTCGAGATCACGTGCAGCCAGAGCATCGGGCCGACGAAACCACCACTAGGAACGGACGCAAGAtaggaagaagaaagagcaGATATCTTGAGAGAAGTCAAAAGAAGAGCGGGACTCAACAACTACAATGCTGTTCATCTGCGACCCATGCCCGTTCACGCTCGCGATATCCAGCCGCGCCATCCGCTGATTCGACGCAGCCTGTCCGGCTCGCACTGCCTCGACTCGACTCTGGCATCCGGTGCGAGCTTTTCTCGCAGCTTCGCGAGGGGTCTCTTGGGGAGCGGAGAGGCGCGTGTCGGCGCGGCGAGGGTTTGCATAGCGGCTGCGCGCCGGGCGGCGAGGACG
This window of the Ascochyta rabiei chromosome 14, complete sequence genome carries:
- a CDS encoding Amino-acid permease inda1: MDHEKVAPIDEKAPHGHTQPTVSSQEGDEVGEWREQEDFATRNGLNFKSFQRRPKGGPMVILDKSMKTRHLHMIAIGGSIGAGFFVGSGKALANGGPASVFLDFSIMGIMIFNVVYALGELAVMFPVSGGFYTYSTRFIDPSWGFAMGWNYVFQWAIVLPLELVVAGVTVGYWDGAANVHLGVWITVFWLFIVIINVLGTLGYAEEEFWSSCLKLSATIIFMIIALVFVLGGGPDNGIYNEYWGARLWYDPGAFNNGFKGFCTVFVTAAFAFSGTELVGLAAAETKNPLKSLPGAIRQVFWRITLFYVLGLTFVGLLVRSDNPDLLGATGANASPFVIAARDGGLAGFDSFMNVVILVSVVSIGVSGVYGGSRTLTALAEQGYAPKVFTHIDRSGRPLYSVIFILAWGALGYMQISATGVTVFDWLVALSGLAALFTWGSICFAHIRFRKAWAYHGHTVDEIPFKAAFGVYGSWLGLSIIFIVLAAQFYTAISPIGSNLGTAEQFFQSYLALFVVAAFWVAGYFWKRAGWLRTAQMDVDTGRRELDWDLINREREEMKTWPVWKRFLARVF